The following proteins are co-located in the Polyodon spathula isolate WHYD16114869_AA chromosome 33, ASM1765450v1, whole genome shotgun sequence genome:
- the LOC121303538 gene encoding roquin-2-like isoform X1, whose translation MPVQAAQWTEFLSCPICYSEFDESKHKPISLGCSHTVCKTCLNKLQRKACPFDQTVLNTDIDALPVNFALLQLVGAQVPDQQTVHLSNVAESKHYEAAKKCVEELALFLKPLSGGKGVASLSQSALSRPMQRKLVTLVTCQLVEEEGRLRALRAARSLGERTVTELILQHQSPQQLSANLWAAVRARGCQFLGPAMQEDALKLVLLALEDGSALSRKVLVLFVVQKLEARFPQASKTSIGHVVQLLYRASCFKVTKRDEDSSLMQLKEEFRTYEALRREHDAQIVHIAMEAGLRISPEQWSSLLYGDLAHKSHMQSIIDKLQSPESFAKSVQELTIVLQRTGDPANLNRLSPHLELLANIDHNPDAAPSTWEQLEDVMVAVKTVVHGLVDFIQNFSKKGHETPQPQPNSKYKTSMCRDLRQQGGCPRGANCTFAHAQEELEKYRMRNKKISASVRRFPVSQVLLGNVGVNSTTATTVSGSTESMGEMIHSTNGVHRESSEPQLIPRGADSPLDELKKLARGGSSGLTAPCCLAESPPESKMLSPCKTPVNPGTATSTVPPSREASMNSVHSNPGQFVSRVSLCPRQQSDVYYLNPQTAVSYDAPPSQTKNYYAPPPPPPSVSVSTRFVRSSNVPESSLSPPSVPYTDQYPSFPPQGRMTSSPCPPPPPQQYSYPAVHSGMYAPVYDSRRMWRPQMYHRDDVRSSSLPPMDVVHSSIYQPPLRERYSSLDGYYSVAGQAASEQRAVPLQRDSCNRMAVGYDELFRRKPDQWTQCHSQKPPLVSPALPLTAQSPSPSSPHFNVDFSTEFSSDFVGSKYKEDDRLSHYSPWSCGTIGTCIHAVDSEPKDVVANSSMELTDHNSSDIKRRTHLFEPQRRLRDEDPIIPFGEGPIISKWGAISRSSRTGYHTTDPIQATASQGSTTKPINFRDYGPYINHSDSRWSAYESDSSAPSNYMKRDQLRVSGLTAKDSCNRDHLSTELQQAASNSLLLQKEANALATQQKWASLEDELSFSLIGSKIALRNTETGFTEDSVDSKPDRDIELELSALDADEPDAQDEEIEEALSHQLCINSHNDKRSNGTVAGNGHQPIQQDSITSDKVGNHILKQTAINKKQRVIQPMTWCFSKAMTPAGGVSSSASVTSALSISKLVLKTATQGDLTKPATNGEMLLNGS comes from the exons ATGCCTGTGCAGGCGGCACAATGGACAGAGTTTTTATCTTGTCCAATCTGCTACAGTGAGTTTGACGAGAGCAAGCACAAGCCGATCAGTCTGGGGTGTTCACACACAGTCTGCAAGACCTGCCTCAACAAACTGCAACGCAAGGCATGTCCCTTTGACCAGACTGTCCTCAACACAGACATCGACGCCCTTCCTGTCAACTTTGCACTGCTCCAGCTAGTGGGTGCCCAG gtaCCAGATCAGCAGACGGTACATTTAAGTAATGTGGCAGAAAGTAAACATTATGAGGCTGCAAAGAAGTGTGTTGAGGAACTGGCGCTCTTCTTGAAGCCTCTAAGTGGAGGAAAGG gagtTGCGAGCCTGAGTCAGAGCGCGCTGAGTCGGCCGATGCAGAGGAAGCTGGTGACGCTGGTGACCTGTCAGCTGGTGGAGGAGGAGGGCCGATTGCGAGCGCTGAGAGCCGCAAGGTCGCTGGGGGAGAGGACTGTCACCGAGCTCATCCTGCAGCACCAGAGCCCTCAGCAGCTCTCTGCAAACCTGTGGGCCGCTGTCAGGGCTCGGGGCTGCCAGTTCCTGGGGCCAG CTATGCAGGAAGATGCTCTGAAGCTGGTTCTCCTTGCATTGGAAGATGGCTCGGCCCTTTCCAGGAAAGTGTTGGTCCTCTTTGTTGTTCAGAAGCTGGAGGCTCGATTCCCTCAGGCATCCAAAACCAGCATCGGCCACGTCGTGCAGCTTCTCTACCGTGCTTCCTGCTTTAAG GTCACCAAAAGGGATGAAGACTCTTCTTTGATGCAGCTAAAAGAGGAGTTTCGGACTTATGAGGCTTTGCGCAGGGAGCACGATGCACAGATAGTTCACATTGCCATGGAAGCTGGGCTTCGCATCTCTCCTGAACAGTGGTCTTCCCTTCTGTATGGTGATCTGGCACACAAGTCACATATGCAGTCTATTATTGATAAA CTCCAGTCACCAGAATCTTTTGCAAAGAGTGTTCAGGAACTGACAATAGTCCTGCAGCGGACAGGAGATCCAGCTAACTTAAACCGACTAAGCCCTCACCTGGAACTTTTAGCTAACATTGACCATAACCCAG ATGCTGCACCCTCAACTTGGGAACAGCTGGAAGATGTCATGGTGGCTGTGAAGACAGTCGTTCATGGACTTGTGGATTTCATCCAGAACTTCAGCAAAAAAGGTCATGAAACACCCCAG ccacaaccaaacagcaaatacaaaaccaGTATGTGTCGAGACCTGAGGCAGCAAGGAGGCTGTCCACGTGGAGCCAACTGTACGTTTGCCCACGCCCAGGAGGAGCTGGAGAA ATACCGAATGAGGAATAAAAAGATCAGTGCGTCTGTCAGGCGCTTTCCTGTGTCTCAGGTTCTCCTTGGTAATGTTGGAGTGAACAGCACCACAGCAACTACTGTGTCTGGAAGTACAGAAAGCATGGGGGAAATGATCCACAGTACCAATGGGGTTCACAGAGAAAGCAGCGAGCCTCAGCTTATTCCACGAGGGGCTGACTCTCCACTCGACGAGCTGAAGAAACTTGCCAGGGGTGGCTCCAGCGGCCTGACTGCTCCCTGCTGTCTTGCAGAATCCCCTCCTGAAAG taaGATGCTCTCACCTTGTAAGACTCCTGTAAACCCTGGCACAGCTACCTCAACTGTTCCTCCCTCTCGTGAAGCCAGTATGAATTCAGTACATTCTAACCCTGGCCAGTTTGTGTCCCGGGTATCTTTGTGCCCCCGTCAGCAATCTGATGTGTATTACCTCAACCCGCAGACAGCGGTGTCCTACGATGCACCACCATCCCAAACAA AGAACTACTatgctcctccacctcctcccccTAGTGTTTCAGTTTCTACGCGTTTTGTCCGTTCCAGCAATGTTCCTGAatcatctctctctcccccatcaGTGCCCTACACAGACCAGTACCCATCGTTTCCACCGCAGGGGAGAATGACGTCTTCTCCCTGCCCCCCGCCTCCCCCTCAGCAGTACAGCTACCCTGCAGTGCACTCTGGGATGTACGCTCCCGTGTACGACAGCCGGCGCATGTGGAGGCCTCAGATGTACCACCGCGACGACGTTCGAAGCAGTTCTTTACCCCCCATGGATGTGGTGCACTCGTCAATCTACCAGCCTCCTCTCAGAGAGAGATACAGCTCTCTCGATGGATACTACTCTGTGGCTGGCCAGGCAGCAAGTGAGCAGAGAGCCGTGCCTTTGCAAAGG gACTCATGCAACCGAATGGCTGTTGGTTACGATGAGCTGTTCAGGAGGAAACCAGACCAGTGGACCCAGTGCCACAGTCAGAAGCCTCCACTTGTCTCTCCAGCCCTCCCTCTCACCGCACAGTCCCCCTCACCTTCCTCCCCGCACTTCAATGTGGACTTCAGCACTGAG ttttctaGTGACTTTGTGGGCTCTAAATATAAGGAGGATGACCGTCTGTCCCACTATTCTCCCTGGTCCTGTGGCACTATCGGCACATGCATTCATGCTGTCGATTCCGAACCAAAAGATGTTGTGGCCAATTCCAGTATGGAATTAACA GATCACAACAGCAGCGACATCAAAAGACGAACGCACCTGTTTGAACCTCAGAGAAGGCTGAGAGATGAGGATCCTATAATTCCTTTTGGTGAAGGCCCTATCATCTCCAAGTGGGGTGCAATTTCCAGGTCTTCCCGTACAGGCTATCACACCACTGACCCGATCCAAGCTACTGCTTCCCAAGGAAGTACCACAAAGCCAATCAATTTCAGAG ACTACGGTCCCTATATTAATCACAGTGATTCCAGGTGGAGCGCGTATGAATCGGATTCATCAGCTCCTTCTAATTATATGAAAAG GGATCAGCTACGAGTCTCGGGTCTTACTGCTAAGGATTCTTGTAACAGAGACCACTTAAGCACAGAGCTACAGCAG GCCGCCAGCAATTCTCTGTTACTTCAGAAAGAAGCCAATGCTTTAGCCACGCAGCAGAAGTGGGCATCACTGGAAGATGAGCTTTCCTTCAGCCTCATAGGCAGTAAAATAGCTCTCAGAAACACAGAG ACTGGCTTTACAGAAGATTCAGTGGACTCCAAGCCAGATAGAGACATTGAACTGGAGCTTTCAGCTCTTGATGCTGATGAACCCGATGCTCAAGATGAGGAAATAGAG GAGGCTCTTTCACACCAGCTGTGTATCAATTCTCACAATGATAAACGTTCCAATGGAACTGTTGCTGGTAATGGACACCAGCCGATTCAACAAGACAGCATTACATCAGATAAAGTGGGGAATCATATACTGAAACAAACTGCAATCAA TAAAAAACAAAGAGTTATCCAACCCATGACCTGGTGTTTCAGCAAGGCGATGACCCCTGCAGGTGGAGTCAGCTCCTCGGCTTCAGTCACGTCTGCGCTCAGCATCAGCAAACTGGTcctgaaaacagcaacacaggGAGATCTGACTAAACCCGCCACCAATGGAGAGATGCTCCTTAATGGAAGCTGA
- the LOC121303538 gene encoding roquin-2-like isoform X3 has translation MPVQAAQWTEFLSCPICYSEFDESKHKPISLGCSHTVCKTCLNKLQRKACPFDQTVLNTDIDALPVNFALLQLVGAQVPDQQTVHLSNVAESKHYEAAKKCVEELALFLKPLSGGKGVASLSQSALSRPMQRKLVTLVTCQLVEEEGRLRALRAARSLGERTVTELILQHQSPQQLSANLWAAVRARGCQFLGPAMQEDALKLVLLALEDGSALSRKVLVLFVVQKLEARFPQASKTSIGHVVQLLYRASCFKVTKRDEDSSLMQLKEEFRTYEALRREHDAQIVHIAMEAGLRISPEQWSSLLYGDLAHKSHMQSIIDKLQSPESFAKSVQELTIVLQRTGDPANLNRLSPHLELLANIDHNPDAAPSTWEQLEDVMVAVKTVVHGLVDFIQNFSKKGHETPQPQPNSKYKTSMCRDLRQQGGCPRGANCTFAHAQEELEKYRMRNKKISASVRRFPVSQVLLGNVGVNSTTATTVSGSTESMGEMIHSTNGVHRESSEPQLIPRGADSPLDELKKLARGGSSGLTAPCCLAESPPESKMLSPCKTPVNPGTATSTVPPSREASMNSVHSNPGQFVSRVSLCPRQQSDVYYLNPQTAVSYDAPPSQTKNYYAPPPPPPSVSVSTRFVRSSNVPESSLSPPSVPYTDQYPSFPPQGRMTSSPCPPPPPQQYSYPAVHSGMYAPVYDSRRMWRPQMYHRDDVRSSSLPPMDVVHSSIYQPPLRERYSSLDGYYSVAGQAASEQRAVPLQRDSCNRMAVGYDELFRRKPDQWTQCHSQKPPLVSPALPLTAQSPSPSSPHFNVDFSTEFSSDFVGSKYKEDDRLSHYSPWSCGTIGTCIHAVDSEPKDVVANSSMELTDHNSSDIKRRTHLFEPQRRLRDEDPIIPFGEGPIISKWGAISRSSRTGYHTTDPIQATASQGSTTKPINFRDYGPYINHSDSRWSAYESDSSAPSNYMKRDQLRVSGLTAKDSCNRDHLSTELQQAASNSLLLQKEANALATQQKWASLEDELSFSLIGSKIALRNTETGFTEDSVDSKPDRDIELELSALDADEPDAQDEEIEEALSHQLCINSHNDKRSNGTVAGNGHQPIQQDSITSDKVGNHILKQTAIKNSRAEDGDDKGQP, from the exons ATGCCTGTGCAGGCGGCACAATGGACAGAGTTTTTATCTTGTCCAATCTGCTACAGTGAGTTTGACGAGAGCAAGCACAAGCCGATCAGTCTGGGGTGTTCACACACAGTCTGCAAGACCTGCCTCAACAAACTGCAACGCAAGGCATGTCCCTTTGACCAGACTGTCCTCAACACAGACATCGACGCCCTTCCTGTCAACTTTGCACTGCTCCAGCTAGTGGGTGCCCAG gtaCCAGATCAGCAGACGGTACATTTAAGTAATGTGGCAGAAAGTAAACATTATGAGGCTGCAAAGAAGTGTGTTGAGGAACTGGCGCTCTTCTTGAAGCCTCTAAGTGGAGGAAAGG gagtTGCGAGCCTGAGTCAGAGCGCGCTGAGTCGGCCGATGCAGAGGAAGCTGGTGACGCTGGTGACCTGTCAGCTGGTGGAGGAGGAGGGCCGATTGCGAGCGCTGAGAGCCGCAAGGTCGCTGGGGGAGAGGACTGTCACCGAGCTCATCCTGCAGCACCAGAGCCCTCAGCAGCTCTCTGCAAACCTGTGGGCCGCTGTCAGGGCTCGGGGCTGCCAGTTCCTGGGGCCAG CTATGCAGGAAGATGCTCTGAAGCTGGTTCTCCTTGCATTGGAAGATGGCTCGGCCCTTTCCAGGAAAGTGTTGGTCCTCTTTGTTGTTCAGAAGCTGGAGGCTCGATTCCCTCAGGCATCCAAAACCAGCATCGGCCACGTCGTGCAGCTTCTCTACCGTGCTTCCTGCTTTAAG GTCACCAAAAGGGATGAAGACTCTTCTTTGATGCAGCTAAAAGAGGAGTTTCGGACTTATGAGGCTTTGCGCAGGGAGCACGATGCACAGATAGTTCACATTGCCATGGAAGCTGGGCTTCGCATCTCTCCTGAACAGTGGTCTTCCCTTCTGTATGGTGATCTGGCACACAAGTCACATATGCAGTCTATTATTGATAAA CTCCAGTCACCAGAATCTTTTGCAAAGAGTGTTCAGGAACTGACAATAGTCCTGCAGCGGACAGGAGATCCAGCTAACTTAAACCGACTAAGCCCTCACCTGGAACTTTTAGCTAACATTGACCATAACCCAG ATGCTGCACCCTCAACTTGGGAACAGCTGGAAGATGTCATGGTGGCTGTGAAGACAGTCGTTCATGGACTTGTGGATTTCATCCAGAACTTCAGCAAAAAAGGTCATGAAACACCCCAG ccacaaccaaacagcaaatacaaaaccaGTATGTGTCGAGACCTGAGGCAGCAAGGAGGCTGTCCACGTGGAGCCAACTGTACGTTTGCCCACGCCCAGGAGGAGCTGGAGAA ATACCGAATGAGGAATAAAAAGATCAGTGCGTCTGTCAGGCGCTTTCCTGTGTCTCAGGTTCTCCTTGGTAATGTTGGAGTGAACAGCACCACAGCAACTACTGTGTCTGGAAGTACAGAAAGCATGGGGGAAATGATCCACAGTACCAATGGGGTTCACAGAGAAAGCAGCGAGCCTCAGCTTATTCCACGAGGGGCTGACTCTCCACTCGACGAGCTGAAGAAACTTGCCAGGGGTGGCTCCAGCGGCCTGACTGCTCCCTGCTGTCTTGCAGAATCCCCTCCTGAAAG taaGATGCTCTCACCTTGTAAGACTCCTGTAAACCCTGGCACAGCTACCTCAACTGTTCCTCCCTCTCGTGAAGCCAGTATGAATTCAGTACATTCTAACCCTGGCCAGTTTGTGTCCCGGGTATCTTTGTGCCCCCGTCAGCAATCTGATGTGTATTACCTCAACCCGCAGACAGCGGTGTCCTACGATGCACCACCATCCCAAACAA AGAACTACTatgctcctccacctcctcccccTAGTGTTTCAGTTTCTACGCGTTTTGTCCGTTCCAGCAATGTTCCTGAatcatctctctctcccccatcaGTGCCCTACACAGACCAGTACCCATCGTTTCCACCGCAGGGGAGAATGACGTCTTCTCCCTGCCCCCCGCCTCCCCCTCAGCAGTACAGCTACCCTGCAGTGCACTCTGGGATGTACGCTCCCGTGTACGACAGCCGGCGCATGTGGAGGCCTCAGATGTACCACCGCGACGACGTTCGAAGCAGTTCTTTACCCCCCATGGATGTGGTGCACTCGTCAATCTACCAGCCTCCTCTCAGAGAGAGATACAGCTCTCTCGATGGATACTACTCTGTGGCTGGCCAGGCAGCAAGTGAGCAGAGAGCCGTGCCTTTGCAAAGG gACTCATGCAACCGAATGGCTGTTGGTTACGATGAGCTGTTCAGGAGGAAACCAGACCAGTGGACCCAGTGCCACAGTCAGAAGCCTCCACTTGTCTCTCCAGCCCTCCCTCTCACCGCACAGTCCCCCTCACCTTCCTCCCCGCACTTCAATGTGGACTTCAGCACTGAG ttttctaGTGACTTTGTGGGCTCTAAATATAAGGAGGATGACCGTCTGTCCCACTATTCTCCCTGGTCCTGTGGCACTATCGGCACATGCATTCATGCTGTCGATTCCGAACCAAAAGATGTTGTGGCCAATTCCAGTATGGAATTAACA GATCACAACAGCAGCGACATCAAAAGACGAACGCACCTGTTTGAACCTCAGAGAAGGCTGAGAGATGAGGATCCTATAATTCCTTTTGGTGAAGGCCCTATCATCTCCAAGTGGGGTGCAATTTCCAGGTCTTCCCGTACAGGCTATCACACCACTGACCCGATCCAAGCTACTGCTTCCCAAGGAAGTACCACAAAGCCAATCAATTTCAGAG ACTACGGTCCCTATATTAATCACAGTGATTCCAGGTGGAGCGCGTATGAATCGGATTCATCAGCTCCTTCTAATTATATGAAAAG GGATCAGCTACGAGTCTCGGGTCTTACTGCTAAGGATTCTTGTAACAGAGACCACTTAAGCACAGAGCTACAGCAG GCCGCCAGCAATTCTCTGTTACTTCAGAAAGAAGCCAATGCTTTAGCCACGCAGCAGAAGTGGGCATCACTGGAAGATGAGCTTTCCTTCAGCCTCATAGGCAGTAAAATAGCTCTCAGAAACACAGAG ACTGGCTTTACAGAAGATTCAGTGGACTCCAAGCCAGATAGAGACATTGAACTGGAGCTTTCAGCTCTTGATGCTGATGAACCCGATGCTCAAGATGAGGAAATAGAG GAGGCTCTTTCACACCAGCTGTGTATCAATTCTCACAATGATAAACGTTCCAATGGAACTGTTGCTGGTAATGGACACCAGCCGATTCAACAAGACAGCATTACATCAGATAAAGTGGGGAATCATATACTGAAACAAACTGCAATCAA GAATTCAAGAGCGGAGGATGGCgatgacaaaggccagccctga
- the LOC121303538 gene encoding roquin-2-like isoform X2, whose product MPVQAAQWTEFLSCPICYSEFDESKHKPISLGCSHTVCKTCLNKLQRKACPFDQTVLNTDIDALPVNFALLQLVGAQVPDQQTVHLSNVAESKHYEAAKKCVEELALFLKPLSGGKGVASLSQSALSRPMQRKLVTLVTCQLVEEEGRLRALRAARSLGERTVTELILQHQSPQQLSANLWAAVRARGCQFLGPAMQEDALKLVLLALEDGSALSRKVLVLFVVQKLEARFPQASKTSIGHVVQLLYRASCFKVTKRDEDSSLMQLKEEFRTYEALRREHDAQIVHIAMEAGLRISPEQWSSLLYGDLAHKSHMQSIIDKLQSPESFAKSVQELTIVLQRTGDPANLNRLSPHLELLANIDHNPDAAPSTWEQLEDVMVAVKTVVHGLVDFIQNFSKKGHETPQPQPNSKYKTSMCRDLRQQGGCPRGANCTFAHAQEELEKYRMRNKKISASVRRFPVSQVLLGNVGVNSTTATTVSGSTESMGEMIHSTNGVHRESSEPQLIPRGADSPLDELKKLARGGSSGLTAPCCLAESPPESKMLSPCKTPVNPGTATSTVPPSREASMNSVHSNPGQFVSRVSLCPRQQSDVYYLNPQTAVSYDAPPSQTMPYTDQYPSFPPQGRMTSSPCPPPPPQQYSYPAVHSGMYAPVYDSRRMWRPQMYHRDDVRSSSLPPMDVVHSSIYQPPLRERYSSLDGYYSVAGQAASEQRAVPLQRDSCNRMAVGYDELFRRKPDQWTQCHSQKPPLVSPALPLTAQSPSPSSPHFNVDFSTEFSSDFVGSKYKEDDRLSHYSPWSCGTIGTCIHAVDSEPKDVVANSSMELTDHNSSDIKRRTHLFEPQRRLRDEDPIIPFGEGPIISKWGAISRSSRTGYHTTDPIQATASQGSTTKPINFRDYGPYINHSDSRWSAYESDSSAPSNYMKRDQLRVSGLTAKDSCNRDHLSTELQQAASNSLLLQKEANALATQQKWASLEDELSFSLIGSKIALRNTETGFTEDSVDSKPDRDIELELSALDADEPDAQDEEIEEALSHQLCINSHNDKRSNGTVAGNGHQPIQQDSITSDKVGNHILKQTAINKKQRVIQPMTWCFSKAMTPAGGVSSSASVTSALSISKLVLKTATQGDLTKPATNGEMLLNGS is encoded by the exons ATGCCTGTGCAGGCGGCACAATGGACAGAGTTTTTATCTTGTCCAATCTGCTACAGTGAGTTTGACGAGAGCAAGCACAAGCCGATCAGTCTGGGGTGTTCACACACAGTCTGCAAGACCTGCCTCAACAAACTGCAACGCAAGGCATGTCCCTTTGACCAGACTGTCCTCAACACAGACATCGACGCCCTTCCTGTCAACTTTGCACTGCTCCAGCTAGTGGGTGCCCAG gtaCCAGATCAGCAGACGGTACATTTAAGTAATGTGGCAGAAAGTAAACATTATGAGGCTGCAAAGAAGTGTGTTGAGGAACTGGCGCTCTTCTTGAAGCCTCTAAGTGGAGGAAAGG gagtTGCGAGCCTGAGTCAGAGCGCGCTGAGTCGGCCGATGCAGAGGAAGCTGGTGACGCTGGTGACCTGTCAGCTGGTGGAGGAGGAGGGCCGATTGCGAGCGCTGAGAGCCGCAAGGTCGCTGGGGGAGAGGACTGTCACCGAGCTCATCCTGCAGCACCAGAGCCCTCAGCAGCTCTCTGCAAACCTGTGGGCCGCTGTCAGGGCTCGGGGCTGCCAGTTCCTGGGGCCAG CTATGCAGGAAGATGCTCTGAAGCTGGTTCTCCTTGCATTGGAAGATGGCTCGGCCCTTTCCAGGAAAGTGTTGGTCCTCTTTGTTGTTCAGAAGCTGGAGGCTCGATTCCCTCAGGCATCCAAAACCAGCATCGGCCACGTCGTGCAGCTTCTCTACCGTGCTTCCTGCTTTAAG GTCACCAAAAGGGATGAAGACTCTTCTTTGATGCAGCTAAAAGAGGAGTTTCGGACTTATGAGGCTTTGCGCAGGGAGCACGATGCACAGATAGTTCACATTGCCATGGAAGCTGGGCTTCGCATCTCTCCTGAACAGTGGTCTTCCCTTCTGTATGGTGATCTGGCACACAAGTCACATATGCAGTCTATTATTGATAAA CTCCAGTCACCAGAATCTTTTGCAAAGAGTGTTCAGGAACTGACAATAGTCCTGCAGCGGACAGGAGATCCAGCTAACTTAAACCGACTAAGCCCTCACCTGGAACTTTTAGCTAACATTGACCATAACCCAG ATGCTGCACCCTCAACTTGGGAACAGCTGGAAGATGTCATGGTGGCTGTGAAGACAGTCGTTCATGGACTTGTGGATTTCATCCAGAACTTCAGCAAAAAAGGTCATGAAACACCCCAG ccacaaccaaacagcaaatacaaaaccaGTATGTGTCGAGACCTGAGGCAGCAAGGAGGCTGTCCACGTGGAGCCAACTGTACGTTTGCCCACGCCCAGGAGGAGCTGGAGAA ATACCGAATGAGGAATAAAAAGATCAGTGCGTCTGTCAGGCGCTTTCCTGTGTCTCAGGTTCTCCTTGGTAATGTTGGAGTGAACAGCACCACAGCAACTACTGTGTCTGGAAGTACAGAAAGCATGGGGGAAATGATCCACAGTACCAATGGGGTTCACAGAGAAAGCAGCGAGCCTCAGCTTATTCCACGAGGGGCTGACTCTCCACTCGACGAGCTGAAGAAACTTGCCAGGGGTGGCTCCAGCGGCCTGACTGCTCCCTGCTGTCTTGCAGAATCCCCTCCTGAAAG taaGATGCTCTCACCTTGTAAGACTCCTGTAAACCCTGGCACAGCTACCTCAACTGTTCCTCCCTCTCGTGAAGCCAGTATGAATTCAGTACATTCTAACCCTGGCCAGTTTGTGTCCCGGGTATCTTTGTGCCCCCGTCAGCAATCTGATGTGTATTACCTCAACCCGCAGACAGCGGTGTCCTACGATGCACCACCATCCCAAACAA TGCCCTACACAGACCAGTACCCATCGTTTCCACCGCAGGGGAGAATGACGTCTTCTCCCTGCCCCCCGCCTCCCCCTCAGCAGTACAGCTACCCTGCAGTGCACTCTGGGATGTACGCTCCCGTGTACGACAGCCGGCGCATGTGGAGGCCTCAGATGTACCACCGCGACGACGTTCGAAGCAGTTCTTTACCCCCCATGGATGTGGTGCACTCGTCAATCTACCAGCCTCCTCTCAGAGAGAGATACAGCTCTCTCGATGGATACTACTCTGTGGCTGGCCAGGCAGCAAGTGAGCAGAGAGCCGTGCCTTTGCAAAGG gACTCATGCAACCGAATGGCTGTTGGTTACGATGAGCTGTTCAGGAGGAAACCAGACCAGTGGACCCAGTGCCACAGTCAGAAGCCTCCACTTGTCTCTCCAGCCCTCCCTCTCACCGCACAGTCCCCCTCACCTTCCTCCCCGCACTTCAATGTGGACTTCAGCACTGAG ttttctaGTGACTTTGTGGGCTCTAAATATAAGGAGGATGACCGTCTGTCCCACTATTCTCCCTGGTCCTGTGGCACTATCGGCACATGCATTCATGCTGTCGATTCCGAACCAAAAGATGTTGTGGCCAATTCCAGTATGGAATTAACA GATCACAACAGCAGCGACATCAAAAGACGAACGCACCTGTTTGAACCTCAGAGAAGGCTGAGAGATGAGGATCCTATAATTCCTTTTGGTGAAGGCCCTATCATCTCCAAGTGGGGTGCAATTTCCAGGTCTTCCCGTACAGGCTATCACACCACTGACCCGATCCAAGCTACTGCTTCCCAAGGAAGTACCACAAAGCCAATCAATTTCAGAG ACTACGGTCCCTATATTAATCACAGTGATTCCAGGTGGAGCGCGTATGAATCGGATTCATCAGCTCCTTCTAATTATATGAAAAG GGATCAGCTACGAGTCTCGGGTCTTACTGCTAAGGATTCTTGTAACAGAGACCACTTAAGCACAGAGCTACAGCAG GCCGCCAGCAATTCTCTGTTACTTCAGAAAGAAGCCAATGCTTTAGCCACGCAGCAGAAGTGGGCATCACTGGAAGATGAGCTTTCCTTCAGCCTCATAGGCAGTAAAATAGCTCTCAGAAACACAGAG ACTGGCTTTACAGAAGATTCAGTGGACTCCAAGCCAGATAGAGACATTGAACTGGAGCTTTCAGCTCTTGATGCTGATGAACCCGATGCTCAAGATGAGGAAATAGAG GAGGCTCTTTCACACCAGCTGTGTATCAATTCTCACAATGATAAACGTTCCAATGGAACTGTTGCTGGTAATGGACACCAGCCGATTCAACAAGACAGCATTACATCAGATAAAGTGGGGAATCATATACTGAAACAAACTGCAATCAA TAAAAAACAAAGAGTTATCCAACCCATGACCTGGTGTTTCAGCAAGGCGATGACCCCTGCAGGTGGAGTCAGCTCCTCGGCTTCAGTCACGTCTGCGCTCAGCATCAGCAAACTGGTcctgaaaacagcaacacaggGAGATCTGACTAAACCCGCCACCAATGGAGAGATGCTCCTTAATGGAAGCTGA